One Triticum dicoccoides isolate Atlit2015 ecotype Zavitan chromosome 5B, WEW_v2.0, whole genome shotgun sequence genomic window carries:
- the LOC119305681 gene encoding transcription factor bHLH30-like: protein MVLPTRGGEPEEAEVEMDDQRSPPVRGARTSRSHSEAERKRRQRINTHLATLRSLLPSASQMDKAALLGEVVRHVRELRGDADGGAVAGVAVPGESDEVGVEEERWDARESAKRVRAWVCCADRPGLMSELGRAVRSVSARAVRAEIATVGGRTRSVLELEAGQATDASRPALHAALRAVLLSREDQLLAVEGYKRQRFSALISQGLGS from the exons ATGGTGCTGCCGACACGGGGTGgtgagccggaggaggcggaggtggagatgGACGATCAGCGCTCGCCGCCGGTCCGCGGCGCCCGGACGAGCAGGAGCCACAGCGAGGCGGAGCGCAAGCGGCGGCAGCGCATCAACACCCACCTCGCCACGCTGCGCAGCCTCCTCCCGTCGGCTTCCCAG ATGGACAAGGCGGCGCTGCTCGGCGAGGTGGTGCGGCACGTGCGGGAGCTGCGGGGCGACGCAGACGGCGGGGCGGTGGCGGGGGTGGCCGTGCCGGGGGAGAGCGACGAGGTGGGCGTGGAGGAGGAGCGCTGGGACGCACGGGAGAGCGCCAAGCGCGTCAGGGCGTGGGTGTGCTGCGCCGACCGCCCGGGGCTCATGTCCGAGCTGGGGCGCGCCGTGCGCTCCGTCAGCGCCAGGGCGGTCCGCGCGGAGATCGCCACCGTCGGCGGGAGGACCCGGAGCGTCCTGGAGCTGGAGGCCGGGCAGGCGACGGACGCGTCCCGGCCGGCGCTGCACGCGGCGCTCCGAGCCGTGCTGCTCAGCCGGGAGGATCAGCTGCTCGCCGTGGAGGGCTACAAGAGGCAGCGCTTCTCGGCGCTCATCTCCCAGGGTTTAGGCAGCTAG
- the LOC119310235 gene encoding beta carbonic anhydrase 5, chloroplastic-like isoform X1 has product MLPWSLRSAARRLAAATRAAASAAVAARSPAPAPATWQQRPPAVDDDREHQQRAAVWDDHRRRPRRSEFSCTTKASGDHSSLTRQLLDFKHDTVDEVDGGYDPFSQLKARFTDFKQRNYVENFTNYQKLAEQQTPEFMVVACADSRVCPTSILGLQPGDAFTVRNVANLVPPYEHGASETTAALEFAVNSLQVPNVLVVGHSRCGGIQALMSMKSKKDDRSSRTFIRDWVSLGKSARLSTEAAAGNLSFESQCRHCEKESINSSLLNLLTYPWIEERVKEGNLNLHGGYYNFIDCTFEKWTLVYRPGLEGGSKYAIKNRSTWS; this is encoded by the exons atgctcccgtGGTCCTTGCGATCAGCAGCTCGCCGCTTGGCTGCCGCCACACGCGCAGCAGCCTCGGCTGCGGTGGCGGCTCGATCACCTGCGCCGGCGCCGGCAACGTGGCAACAAAGGCCGCCTGCTGTCGACGACGACAGAGAGCACCAGCAGAGGGCCGCCGTGTGGGATGATCATCGCCGTCGACCTCGCCG GAGTGAATTCTCATGTACTACAAAGGCCTCAGGAGATCATTCTAGCTTAACCCGGCAACTTTTAGATTTTAAACATGATACTGTAGATGAGGTAGATGGGGGATATGATCCATTCAGTCAACTGAAAGCGAGGTTCACGGACTTCAAGCAACGAAACTACGT GGAAAATTTTACCAATTATCAAAAACTTGCTGAGCAGCAAACACCAGAG TTCATGGTGGTTGCTTGTGCTGACTCCAGGGTCTGCCCTACCAGTATTTTGGGGCTTCAGCCTGGTGATGCATTCACTGTCCGTAATGTGGCAAATTTGGTACCACCATACGAG CATGGAGCTTCAGAGACTACTGCGGCACTAGAGTTTGCTGTCAACTCACTTCAG GTACCGAATGTGTTAGTGGTAGGTCATAGTCGTTGTGGTGGCATCCAAGCACTAATGAGTATGAAAAGTAAGAAAGACGATCGAAGCTCTAG AACCTTTATCAGAGACTGGGTCTCACTTGGCAAGAGTGCAAGATTAAGCACAGAAGCAGCAGCTGGAAATTTGAGTTTCGAATCACAATGTAGACATTGTGAAAAG GAATCAATTAATAGCTCACTGTTGAACTTGTTAACATACCCTTGGATAGAGGAAAGGGTGAAGGAAGGAAATTTGAACCTTCACGGGGGATACTATAACTTTATTGATTGCACATTTGAGAAGTGGACATTAGTGTACCGTCCAGGGCTGGAAGGTGGCAGCAAGTATGCTATAAAGAACAGGTCTACCTGGTCTTGA
- the LOC119310235 gene encoding beta carbonic anhydrase 5, chloroplastic-like isoform X2, translating to MAPSLLRPASPCRPLAPAPCAAGPGRSPGTVSIGDSRARSVALRVGGSGRSEFSCTTKASGDHSSLTRQLLDFKHDTVDEVDGGYDPFSQLKARFTDFKQRNYVENFTNYQKLAEQQTPEFMVVACADSRVCPTSILGLQPGDAFTVRNVANLVPPYEHGASETTAALEFAVNSLQVPNVLVVGHSRCGGIQALMSMKSKKDDRSSRTFIRDWVSLGKSARLSTEAAAGNLSFESQCRHCEKESINSSLLNLLTYPWIEERVKEGNLNLHGGYYNFIDCTFEKWTLVYRPGLEGGSKYAIKNRSTWS from the exons ATGGCCCCCAGTCTCCTCCGGCCCGCCTCCCCGTGCCGCCCCCTCGCGCCGGCCCCCTGCGCCGCCGGCCCCGGCCGGAGCCCCGGCACCGTTTCG ATCGGTGATTCAAGGGCGCGCAGCGTTGCCCTCAGGGTGGGAGGATCTGGACG GAGTGAATTCTCATGTACTACAAAGGCCTCAGGAGATCATTCTAGCTTAACCCGGCAACTTTTAGATTTTAAACATGATACTGTAGATGAGGTAGATGGGGGATATGATCCATTCAGTCAACTGAAAGCGAGGTTCACGGACTTCAAGCAACGAAACTACGT GGAAAATTTTACCAATTATCAAAAACTTGCTGAGCAGCAAACACCAGAG TTCATGGTGGTTGCTTGTGCTGACTCCAGGGTCTGCCCTACCAGTATTTTGGGGCTTCAGCCTGGTGATGCATTCACTGTCCGTAATGTGGCAAATTTGGTACCACCATACGAG CATGGAGCTTCAGAGACTACTGCGGCACTAGAGTTTGCTGTCAACTCACTTCAG GTACCGAATGTGTTAGTGGTAGGTCATAGTCGTTGTGGTGGCATCCAAGCACTAATGAGTATGAAAAGTAAGAAAGACGATCGAAGCTCTAG AACCTTTATCAGAGACTGGGTCTCACTTGGCAAGAGTGCAAGATTAAGCACAGAAGCAGCAGCTGGAAATTTGAGTTTCGAATCACAATGTAGACATTGTGAAAAG GAATCAATTAATAGCTCACTGTTGAACTTGTTAACATACCCTTGGATAGAGGAAAGGGTGAAGGAAGGAAATTTGAACCTTCACGGGGGATACTATAACTTTATTGATTGCACATTTGAGAAGTGGACATTAGTGTACCGTCCAGGGCTGGAAGGTGGCAGCAAGTATGCTATAAAGAACAGGTCTACCTGGTCTTGA